From a region of the Oryza sativa Japonica Group chromosome 6, ASM3414082v1 genome:
- the LOC107278764 gene encoding putative disease resistance protein RGA3, producing MDVAAAAGVVGGFLQVVFDKYYGSKLEQWAARSGLHGDFLSLKNQLHMVRAMLEAGGGGNAPHNDSLRSLIVELKSAAYAADNVLDEMEYYRLKELVEDTSGRDGGAPSSSARQVVGRILVPAPLLSNPFKRARTGADEALQGQGADTDTPNFDQDAMSSKIKSISCCLEQIAGMVRRIIELDKLVSMASLGHVQPEVVVSLRQTSSFPTETKLFGRDESTNNIINLMLRTDMESRYNNFNVLPIVGIGGVGKTALAQSVYNHQRVVDSFQVRAWACVSDTLDVRRVIADLIDSIDGGQETPKFHRVPSLDATQRTLLRKIEGKRFLIVLDDVWVSSHWEKLCGPFSAGMSGSMVLVTTRQRKIAKAMGTFDSLTLHGLHDNEFWAFFLQCTNITEDHSLARIGRKIALKLYGNPLAAKTMGRFLSENHEEEHWCKFLNRNIWELKQEPDDVMPVLLLSYQHLPLSLQRCFTYCAIFPRGYKFTEQELIFAWMAQGLVPTPGEDQTLEDVGKEYLNELLSCSFFHIIESGHYMIPGLLHDLAQLVAEGEFQATNDETPHPKELMGWLAASKKFADYNVLCLFINLVSRF from the exons ATGGATGTTGCGGCCGCCGCGGGCGTCGTTGGTGGGTTCTTGCAGGTCGTCTTCGACAAGTACTACGGCTCCAAGCTCGAGCAGTGGGCTGCTCGCTCGGGCCTGCACGGCGACTTCCTCAGCCTCAAGAACCAGCTCCACATGGTCCGTGCCATGCTcgaggcaggcggcggcggcaacgcccCCCACAACGACTCCCTGCGCAGCCTCATCGTGGAGCTCAAATCCGCTGCCTACGCCGCCGACAACGTGCTCGACGAGATGGAGTACTACCGCCTCAAGGAGCTCGTCGAGGACACCAgtggccgcgacggcggcgcaccgtcgtcgtcggctcgcCAGGTGGTCGGCCGCATACTGGTGCCTGCGCCTCTCCTGTCCAATCCATTCAAGCGAGCCAGGACGGGCGCCGACGAAGCCTTGCAAGGGCAGGGCGCTGACACGGACACCCCCAACTTCGATCAGGATGCAATGTCCTCCAAGATCAAATCGATATCCTGCTGCCTCGAGCAGATTGCTGGCATGGTGCGGAGGATCATCGAGCTCGACAAGTTGGTGTCGATGGCGagcttagggcatgtacaaccaGAGGTGGTGGTAAGTCTGCGGCAGACAAGCTCCTTTCCCACTGAAACTAAGTTGTTTGGGAGAGATGAGTCTACCAACAACATCATAAACCTTATGCTTAGAACAGATATGGAGTCTAGGTACAATAACTTCAATGTTCTTCCCATTGTTGGCATTGGTGGAGTTGGTAAGACTGCTCTTGCCCAGTCTGTCTACAATCATCAAAGAGTAGTTGATTCATTTCAAGTGAGAGCCTGGGCATGCGTTTCTGATACTCTTGATGTGCGCAGAGTTATAGCAGATTTGATAGATTCGATCGATGGTGGCCAAGAAACTCCCAAGTTTCATAGAGTGCCTAGTCTTGATGCAACTCAGAGAACTCTACTGAGGAAAATTGAAGGGAAGAGGTTCTTGATTGTCCTTGATGATGTGTGGGTCAGCAGCCACTGGGAGAAGCTTTGTGGTCCCTTCTCCGCGGGGATGTCTGGAAGCATGGTTTTAGTTACAACGCGACAGAGAAAAATCGCCAAGGCCATGGGCACATTTGACAGTTTGACACTGCACGGTTTACATGATAATGAATTTTGGGCTTTCTTCCTACAGTGCACAAACATCACAGAGGACCACAGCTTGGCTCGAATAGGCAGGAAAATAGCTCTCAAGTTGTATGGCAACCCCTTGGCTGCCAAGACCATGGGGAGATTCCTTTCGGAAAACCAcgaggaggagcattggtgcaagTTTCTGAATAGAAACATATGGGAACTAAAACAAGAGCCTGACGACGTTATGCCGGTTTTGTTGTTGAGTTATCAGCATCTCCCTCTAAGCTTGCAGCGATGTTTCACCTATTGTGCCATATTTCCAAGAGGCTATAAGTTCACTGAGCAAGAGCTTATATTTGCTTGGATGGCACAAGGCCTTGTTCCAACACCTGGAGAGGATCAGACATTGGAAGATGTAGGAAAGGAGTACCTTAACGAGTTACTCAGTTGCTCATTCTTCCATATAATCGAGAGTGGCCACTACATGATACCTGGGTTGTTACATGATCTTGCTCAACTTGTTGCAGAAGGGGAATTCCAGGCAACTAATG ATGAAACGCCGCATCCAAAAGAACTCATGGGCTGGCTTGCTGCATCTAAAAAATTTGCGGACTATAATGTTCTCTGCCTCTTCATCAATTTGGTCTCCAGGTTCTGA
- the LOC4341790 gene encoding glycine cleavage system H protein 2, mitochondrial — MAAAAAASRALWACRTASYLRISSFPRAFSTVLKDLKYADTHEWVKVEGDSATIGVTDHAQDHLGDVVYVELPEVGSTVSQGTNFGAVESVKATSDINAPVSGEIIQVNDELSEKPGFINGSPYEKGWIIKVKISDPSELNSLMDDEKYKKFCEEEDGKH; from the exons atggccgccgccgccgccgcctcaaggGCGCTCTGGGCTTGCCGCACCGCCTCCTACCTTCGGATCTCCTCCTTCCCCAGGGCTTTCTCCACCG TCCTTAAAGATCTAAAATATGCTGATACTCATGAGTGGGTGAAGGTTGAGGGTGATTCAGCAACCATAGGGGTCACAGACCATGCTCAG GACCATTTGGGTGATGTTGTGTATGTTGAGCTTCCAGAAGTTGGTTCCACAGTATCACAAGGAACGAACTTTGGTGCGGTTGAAAGTGTGAAAGCAACCAGTGATATCAATGCACCAGTATCTGGAGAGATTATTCAAGTAAATGATGAACTAAGTGAAAAACCAGGATTT ATAAATGGAAGTCCATATGAGAAGGGATGGATCATCAAGGTTAAGATAAGTGATCCAAGTGAGTTAAACTCGCTGATGGATGATGAGAAGTACAAGAAGTTttgtgaggaagaagatggcaaACACTGA
- the LOC4341789 gene encoding 14 kDa zinc-binding protein codes for MAAMAAAAKLTAAASSLLLRRSPLLRPHGLRLSRRFAPQRFVRHIASSTNEEAAAKAAAATADTGGPTIFDKIIAKEIPSNVVYEDEKVLAFRDINPQAPVHVLVIPKIRDGLTGLDKAEPRHVEILGYLLYAAKIVAEKEGIAEGYRVVINNGPKGCQSVYHLHLHVLGGRQMKWPAG; via the exons ATGGCGgccatggccgcggcggcgaagctcacggcggccgcctcctctctcctcctccg GCGCTCACCCTTGCTGCGGCCTCACGGTCTCCGACTCTCCCGCCGCTTCGCTCCCCAAAG ATTTGTGCGCCACATTGCTTCATCGACAAATGAAGAAGCTGCTGctaaagcagcagcagcaacagctgaTACTGGAGGACCGACCAT TTTTGACAAGATCATTGCAAAGGAAATTCCTTCTAATGTTGTCTATGAGGATGAGAAAGTGCTGGCATTTAGAGATATTAATCCACAAGCCCCTGTGCATGTTCTAGTCATCCCAAAGATAAGAGATGGGTTGACTGGACTAGACAAG GCTGAACCAAGGCATGTCGAAATTCTGGGCTATCTTCTATACGCCGCGAAAATAGTGGCTGAGAAGGAAGGTATAGCTGAAGGGTACCGTGTCGTCATAAACAATGGACCTAAAGGAT GTCAATCAGTCTATCACCTGCACTTGCATGTACTAGGTGGAAGGCAGATGAAATGGCCTGCTGGCTAA